A genomic window from Micromonospora violae includes:
- the rpsO gene encoding 30S ribosomal protein S15, with product MALDQEAKASIRAEYATAEGDTGSPEVQVAVLTKRIAELTEHLKVHKHDHHSRRGLLLLVGRRRRLLNYVQKKDIARYRSLIERLGLRR from the coding sequence ATGGCGCTCGATCAGGAAGCCAAGGCCAGCATCCGCGCGGAGTACGCGACCGCCGAGGGCGACACCGGTTCGCCGGAGGTTCAGGTCGCGGTCCTCACCAAGCGGATCGCGGAGCTGACCGAGCACCTGAAGGTGCACAAGCACGACCACCACAGCCGCCGTGGGCTGCTGCTGCTGGTCGGCCGGCGCCGTCGGTTGCTCAACTACGTCCAGAAGAAGGACATTGCCCGCTACCGGTCGCTCATCGAGCGGCTCGGTCTGCGCCGGTGA
- the dapB gene encoding 4-hydroxy-tetrahydrodipicolinate reductase, with product MTDEQEKTPAELVRVGVFGARGRMGIEVCKAVDAADDLELAASIDQGDNRSAVSGAHVVVDFTTPDVVMDNLQWCIEQGISAVVGTTGFTEQRLAQVRGWLADKPEVGVVIAPNFGIGAVLMMQFAARAARHFESVEIIEQHHPRKLDAPSGTATHTARQIAQARAEAGLGPSPDATKDEVPGARGADIDGVRVHAVRATGLVAHQEVLFGGTGETLTIRHDSYDRVSFMPGVLLAVRAVRNRPGLTVGLDALLD from the coding sequence GTGACTGACGAGCAGGAGAAGACCCCCGCCGAGCTGGTGCGCGTCGGCGTGTTTGGTGCCCGCGGCCGGATGGGCATCGAGGTCTGCAAGGCGGTCGACGCCGCCGACGACCTCGAACTCGCGGCATCGATCGACCAGGGCGACAACCGCTCCGCCGTTTCCGGCGCCCACGTGGTCGTCGACTTCACCACGCCGGACGTGGTCATGGACAACCTGCAATGGTGCATCGAGCAGGGGATCAGTGCGGTGGTCGGCACGACCGGCTTCACCGAGCAGCGGCTGGCGCAGGTGCGCGGCTGGCTCGCCGACAAGCCCGAGGTGGGCGTGGTCATCGCCCCGAACTTCGGCATCGGCGCGGTGCTGATGATGCAGTTCGCCGCGCGCGCCGCCCGACACTTCGAATCCGTCGAGATCATCGAGCAGCATCACCCGCGCAAGCTGGACGCCCCCAGCGGCACCGCCACCCACACCGCACGGCAGATCGCCCAGGCCCGGGCCGAGGCCGGCCTCGGCCCGTCGCCGGACGCCACCAAGGACGAGGTGCCGGGTGCGCGCGGCGCCGACATCGACGGGGTACGCGTCCACGCGGTGCGCGCCACCGGCCTGGTAGCCCACCAGGAGGTGCTCTTCGGCGGCACCGGCGAGACGTTGACCATCCGGCACGACTCGTACGACCGGGTGTCGTTCATGCCGGGCGTGCTGCTGGCCGTCCGCGCGGTGCGCAACCGCCCCGGCCTCACCGTCGGCCTGGACGCACTGCTCGACTGA
- a CDS encoding GNAT family N-acetyltransferase, producing MIGGEHVDRSGRRVTLRPVDDDNWRAVADVAPRDDQRTFVAALGARYLLLSSRSEVWTSLAVYADETVVGHVMWGVDDDGSHWIGGMLIDAAEQNRGVGRATVRTLAAWLSAREGNPPVRLSYHPDNTQAAALYTSLGFHPTGDTDDEELIAELHP from the coding sequence ATGATCGGTGGGGAGCACGTGGACCGGAGTGGGCGGCGCGTCACCCTTCGGCCGGTCGACGACGACAACTGGCGGGCGGTGGCCGATGTCGCCCCGCGTGACGACCAGCGCACGTTCGTGGCCGCGCTGGGCGCGCGCTACCTGTTGCTCAGCAGCCGTTCCGAGGTGTGGACCTCGTTGGCGGTCTACGCGGACGAGACCGTCGTCGGGCACGTGATGTGGGGCGTGGACGACGACGGCTCGCACTGGATCGGTGGGATGCTGATCGACGCCGCCGAGCAGAACCGTGGTGTCGGACGGGCGACGGTGCGAACTCTGGCGGCCTGGCTGTCCGCACGGGAGGGCAACCCCCCGGTCCGCCTGTCGTATCACCCGGACAACACCCAGGCCGCTGCCCTCTACACCTCCCTGGGCTTCCACCCCACCGGCGACACCGACGACGAAGAACTAATCGCCGAGCTCCACCCCTGA
- the truB gene encoding tRNA pseudouridine(55) synthase TruB has translation MTSHDVVARIRRLAKTRRVGHGGTLDPMATGVLVIGVGRATRLLTYVIGAGKSYTGTIRLGQTTVTDDAEGDVTATAPAGQVTDDAIRSALAGLSGEVDQVPSAVSAIKINGQRAYKRVRDGESVELPARRVTISRLEVLAIRRTEPDVVDVDVDVTCSSGTYIRAIARDAGLALGVGGHLTALRRTAVGGFTLAEAATLDELEQRAPDVVNLPLDAAADRFFARREATPDEARVLAHGGPLDPAGLTGPYAVFGPTGALIAIVSERDGRARAEIVLAPA, from the coding sequence ATGACGTCGCACGACGTGGTGGCGCGGATCCGCCGGCTGGCGAAGACCCGACGGGTCGGGCACGGCGGCACCCTCGACCCGATGGCGACCGGCGTGCTGGTGATCGGCGTCGGACGGGCCACCCGGCTGCTGACCTACGTGATCGGCGCGGGCAAGAGCTACACCGGCACCATCCGCCTCGGTCAGACCACCGTCACCGACGACGCCGAGGGCGACGTGACCGCCACCGCGCCGGCCGGTCAGGTCACCGACGACGCGATCCGGTCGGCGCTGGCCGGGCTGAGCGGCGAGGTCGACCAGGTGCCGAGCGCGGTCAGCGCCATCAAGATCAACGGACAGCGCGCGTACAAGCGGGTCCGCGACGGGGAGAGCGTCGAACTGCCGGCGCGACGGGTCACCATCTCCCGGTTGGAGGTGCTGGCGATCCGCCGTACCGAGCCGGACGTGGTGGACGTGGACGTGGACGTGACCTGCTCCTCCGGCACGTACATCCGGGCCATCGCCCGCGACGCCGGTCTGGCGCTCGGCGTCGGCGGGCACCTCACGGCGTTGCGGCGTACCGCGGTGGGTGGCTTCACCCTCGCCGAGGCGGCGACCCTCGACGAGTTGGAGCAGCGCGCCCCCGACGTGGTGAACCTGCCACTGGACGCGGCGGCCGACCGCTTCTTCGCGCGCCGGGAGGCCACCCCCGACGAGGCCCGGGTGCTCGCCCACGGCGGACCACTGGACCCGGCCGGCCTCACCGGCCCGTACGCCGTCTTCGGGCCGACCGGTGCTCTGATCGCTATCGTCAGCGAGCGGGACGGGCGGGCGCGGGCGGAGATCGTGCTCGCCCCGGCCTGA
- a CDS encoding DHH family phosphoesterase, protein MTSTASAPLAGAAGLGPAEADWAAAEALVRALPPTARTLLICHVNPDGDALGSMLGFGLGLRQFGVRDVQATFPGPPEVPEPFRGLPGLDLLVPADAADPAPDLVICFDAASESRLGELAGRLSSAGAALVLDHHASNPGFGTVNLVDPRAAATSVVAEQLLARLGVVVDPAIAECLYVALTTDTGSFRFEATTPAVHQMAARLLATGISPGDISRRVFDTRPFGAVRLFGEVLGRAQLEPAAAGGRGLVWTFATLDDLARHDQRPYVLEALIDSVRCTAEADVSCVVKQTRPAEWAVSMRSKGAVDVSRVAVALGGGGHTFAAGFTGRGTAEQVIESIRGQLDAALIG, encoded by the coding sequence GTGACCAGCACCGCCAGCGCCCCGCTCGCCGGGGCAGCCGGGCTCGGCCCCGCCGAGGCGGACTGGGCCGCGGCCGAGGCGTTGGTGCGGGCTCTTCCGCCGACCGCCCGTACGCTGCTGATCTGCCACGTCAACCCGGACGGCGACGCGCTGGGCAGCATGCTCGGCTTCGGTCTGGGCCTGCGGCAGTTCGGCGTACGCGATGTGCAGGCGACCTTTCCCGGGCCGCCGGAGGTGCCGGAGCCGTTCCGTGGGCTGCCCGGTCTGGACCTGCTGGTCCCGGCGGACGCCGCCGACCCGGCGCCCGACCTGGTGATCTGCTTCGACGCGGCGAGCGAGTCGCGCCTCGGCGAGTTGGCCGGCCGGTTGTCGTCGGCGGGTGCGGCGCTGGTGCTCGACCACCACGCCTCGAACCCGGGGTTCGGCACGGTGAACCTGGTCGACCCCCGCGCGGCGGCCACGTCGGTGGTGGCCGAGCAGTTGTTGGCCCGGCTCGGAGTGGTGGTGGATCCGGCCATCGCCGAGTGCCTCTATGTGGCGCTGACGACGGATACCGGCTCGTTCCGGTTCGAGGCGACCACTCCGGCGGTGCATCAGATGGCGGCGCGGTTGTTGGCGACCGGCATCTCGCCCGGTGACATTTCCCGGCGGGTCTTCGACACCCGGCCCTTCGGGGCGGTCCGACTCTTCGGTGAGGTGCTCGGCCGAGCCCAGCTGGAGCCGGCCGCCGCCGGGGGTCGCGGGCTGGTCTGGACCTTCGCCACGCTGGACGACCTGGCCCGGCATGACCAGCGGCCGTACGTGCTGGAGGCGCTGATCGACTCGGTGCGGTGCACGGCCGAGGCGGATGTGAGCTGCGTGGTGAAGCAGACCAGGCCCGCCGAGTGGGCGGTGTCGATGCGCAGCAAGGGCGCGGTGGACGTCAGTCGGGTCGCGGTCGCGCTGGGCGGTGGTGGGCACACCTTCGCGGCCGGGTTCACCGGTCGGGGCACCGCCGAGCAGGTCATCGAGTCGATCCGCGGTCAACTGGACGCGGCGCTGATCGGCTGA
- a CDS encoding bifunctional riboflavin kinase/FAD synthetase gives MQRWRGYDAAPGGWGRSVVTIGVFDGVHQGHQATIGHTVARARELGVQSVVVTFDPHPAEVVRPGSHPAILTEPARKAELIEALGVDVLCVVPFTPEFSRVPAEQFVHDVLVEHLHAALVVVGSNFRFGHRAAGDVALLERLGQTFGFGVEGGPLVAADGTVFSSTYIRSCVDAGDVGAAAAALGRPHRVEGVVVRGDQRGRELGFPTANLLCHRYAAVPADGVYAARLIRRGQHEPLLAAVSVGTNPTFSGRERRVEAYALDFSGDLYGERLALDFVAHLRGQVRYDSIEPLIAQMHQDVERTRRALA, from the coding sequence ATGCAGCGGTGGCGGGGCTACGACGCGGCGCCCGGCGGATGGGGACGCTCGGTGGTCACCATCGGCGTCTTCGACGGCGTGCACCAGGGGCACCAGGCGACGATCGGGCACACCGTGGCCCGGGCCCGCGAGCTGGGCGTGCAGTCGGTGGTGGTCACCTTCGACCCGCACCCGGCCGAGGTGGTCCGCCCCGGTTCGCACCCGGCGATCCTCACCGAGCCGGCCCGTAAGGCCGAGCTGATCGAGGCGCTCGGCGTGGACGTGCTCTGCGTGGTGCCGTTCACCCCGGAGTTCTCCCGGGTGCCGGCCGAGCAGTTCGTGCACGACGTCCTGGTCGAGCACCTGCACGCGGCGTTGGTGGTGGTCGGCAGCAACTTCCGCTTCGGGCACCGGGCGGCCGGCGACGTGGCGTTGCTGGAACGGCTCGGTCAGACGTTCGGCTTCGGCGTCGAGGGCGGCCCGCTGGTCGCGGCGGACGGCACGGTCTTCTCCTCCACGTACATCCGTTCCTGCGTCGACGCCGGCGACGTGGGCGCGGCGGCCGCCGCGCTGGGCCGCCCACACCGGGTGGAGGGTGTCGTGGTCCGCGGCGACCAGCGAGGGCGGGAACTGGGCTTCCCCACCGCCAACCTGCTCTGCCACCGCTACGCGGCGGTGCCCGCTGACGGGGTCTACGCGGCCCGGCTGATCCGTCGCGGCCAGCATGAGCCGCTGCTGGCGGCGGTGTCCGTCGGCACCAACCCGACCTTCTCCGGCCGGGAGCGGCGGGTGGAGGCGTACGCGCTGGACTTCAGCGGGGACCTGTACGGCGAGCGACTGGCCCTGGACTTCGTGGCGCACCTGCGGGGTCAGGTCCGGTACGACTCGATCGAGCCGCTGATCGCCCAGATGCATCAGGACGTCGAGCGCACCCGACGCGCGCTGGCCTGA
- a CDS encoding MATE family efflux transporter has protein sequence MSQLTPTATTTDGSASARRIASLALPALVVLAAEPLYVLVDTAVVGHLGRVPLAALAVGGTVMTLTAWVGTVVAYGTTGRAARRFGAGDRAAAVTEGVQSSWLAFGVGLLIAIGMQVGGGALARTLAGGGGEVADAAAQWLRIAALGAPGLLLAAAGNGWLRGVQDTRRPLLFVLGPNLLSALLCPLLVYPAGLGLVGSAVANVVAQTLCGVLFAAALVAERVSLRPQPRMIRQQLVLSRDLLIRGLAFQASFLSATAVAARFGAAAVGAHQIALQLWFFTALVLDALAIAAQSLVGAALGAGDDAGARALARRVGLLGGVCGVAFALLVAAGAGVVPSWFSSDQGVREQAMVAWPWFVAMLPLAGVVFALDGVLIGAGDVRYLRNLTIVAALGGFLPAIWLAYVFDLGLGGIWAGLTLFVVIRLVALLLRLRNGSWAVTGAVR, from the coding sequence ATGAGCCAGCTGACCCCCACCGCCACCACCACCGACGGGTCCGCCTCGGCGCGCCGGATCGCCAGCCTCGCCCTGCCGGCCCTCGTGGTGCTCGCCGCCGAGCCGCTCTACGTGCTGGTCGACACCGCCGTGGTCGGTCACCTCGGCCGGGTGCCGCTCGCCGCGCTCGCCGTCGGTGGCACGGTCATGACGCTCACCGCCTGGGTGGGCACCGTGGTCGCCTACGGCACCACCGGGCGCGCCGCCCGCCGCTTCGGCGCGGGTGACCGGGCCGCCGCGGTCACCGAGGGCGTCCAGTCGTCCTGGTTGGCGTTCGGGGTCGGGCTGCTGATCGCGATCGGCATGCAGGTCGGCGGAGGCGCGCTCGCGCGTACCCTCGCCGGTGGTGGTGGCGAGGTGGCCGACGCCGCCGCGCAATGGCTGCGGATCGCGGCCCTCGGCGCCCCCGGCCTGTTGCTCGCCGCCGCCGGCAACGGCTGGCTGCGCGGTGTGCAGGACACTCGCCGCCCGTTGCTGTTCGTGCTCGGCCCCAATCTGCTCTCCGCGCTGCTCTGCCCGTTGCTGGTCTACCCCGCCGGGCTGGGTCTGGTCGGCTCGGCGGTGGCGAACGTCGTCGCGCAGACGCTCTGCGGGGTGCTCTTCGCCGCCGCCCTGGTCGCTGAGCGGGTGTCGCTGCGGCCCCAGCCCCGCATGATCCGCCAGCAACTGGTGCTCAGCCGGGACCTGCTGATCCGGGGCCTGGCGTTCCAGGCCAGCTTCCTGTCCGCGACCGCCGTCGCGGCCCGCTTCGGTGCCGCCGCCGTCGGCGCCCACCAGATCGCCCTGCAACTCTGGTTCTTCACCGCGCTGGTGCTCGACGCCCTGGCCATCGCCGCGCAGTCCCTGGTCGGGGCCGCGCTCGGGGCCGGCGACGACGCGGGCGCGCGGGCGCTCGCCCGCCGGGTCGGGTTGCTCGGTGGTGTCTGCGGCGTGGCGTTCGCGCTGCTCGTCGCCGCCGGCGCCGGCGTCGTGCCGTCGTGGTTCAGCTCCGATCAAGGGGTACGCGAGCAGGCCATGGTGGCCTGGCCGTGGTTCGTCGCCATGCTGCCGCTGGCCGGGGTGGTGTTCGCCCTCGACGGCGTGCTGATCGGCGCCGGCGACGTGCGTTACCTGCGCAACCTCACCATCGTGGCCGCGCTCGGCGGTTTCCTGCCGGCCATCTGGCTGGCGTACGTGTTCGATCTCGGGCTGGGCGGTATCTGGGCCGGGCTCACCCTGTTCGTGGTGATCCGGCTGGTCGCCCTGCTGCTGCGACTGCGCAACGGCAGCTGGGCGGTGACCGGCGCGGTCCGCTGA
- a CDS encoding polyribonucleotide nucleotidyltransferase, giving the protein MTETKLGTESRTAVIDNGSFGTREITFSTGRLARQAAGSVIAQLGETVVLSATTAGKHPKEQFDFFPLTVDVEERMYAAGRIPGSFFRREGRPSEDAILTCRLIDRPLRPSFVKGLRNEVQVVETVLALDPQHPYDVVAINAASMSTKLSGLPFSGPIGATRVAHIDGQWVAFPTLEELARATFDMVVAGRTLDDGDVAIMMVEAEATPNAVALISAGATAPTEEIVASGLEAAKPAIRELCRAQSELAEVAAKPVTEFPVFLDYQDDVYDAVSELARGDVAEAITIAGKADREEALDRVKARVAEELGARFEGREKELSAAFRSLTKSEVRNRVLREQVRMDGRGPRDIRPLTAEVGVLPRVHGSALFERGETQILGVTTLNMLRMEQMVDTLSPENRKRYMHNYNFPPYSTGETGRVGSPKRREIGHGALAERALIPVLPSREEFPYAIRQVSEALGSNGSTSMGSVCASTLGLLSAGVPLKAPVAGIAMGLISDEVDGKTEYVTLTDILGAEDAFGDMDFKVAGTPEFVTALQLDTKLNGIPSDVLAAALQQANEARQVILGVMKAAIEAPAEMSDYAPRVTTVKIPVDKIGMVIGPKGQTINAIQDETGAEISIEDDGTIYVGATNGPSAQAAVDRINGIANPTLPKQGERFLGTVVKTAAFGAFISLLPGRDGLLHISKVGDGKRVERVEDFLNVGDRVEVEIADIDARGKIYLDKVRPEGTEAPAAGEAAAGDRPAGRDRGDRAPRDRGDRERGGDRGGRGPERGGEGGGGEGGEGGERPRRRTRHS; this is encoded by the coding sequence ATGACCGAGACCAAACTCGGCACCGAATCCCGCACCGCCGTGATCGACAACGGGTCCTTCGGCACCCGCGAGATCACCTTCTCCACCGGTCGGCTGGCCCGCCAGGCCGCCGGTTCCGTCATCGCCCAGCTGGGCGAGACGGTCGTTCTCTCCGCCACGACCGCCGGTAAGCACCCGAAGGAGCAGTTCGACTTCTTCCCGCTGACCGTCGACGTCGAGGAGCGGATGTACGCCGCGGGCCGCATCCCCGGCTCGTTCTTCCGCCGGGAGGGTCGCCCCAGCGAGGACGCCATCCTCACCTGCCGGCTGATCGACCGGCCGCTGCGCCCGTCCTTCGTCAAGGGCCTGCGCAACGAGGTCCAGGTCGTCGAGACCGTCCTGGCGCTCGACCCGCAGCACCCGTACGACGTCGTGGCGATCAACGCCGCCTCGATGTCGACCAAGCTGTCCGGCCTGCCGTTCTCCGGCCCGATCGGTGCGACCCGGGTCGCCCACATCGACGGCCAGTGGGTCGCCTTCCCGACCCTGGAGGAGCTGGCTCGGGCCACCTTCGACATGGTCGTGGCCGGCCGCACCCTCGACGACGGCGACGTCGCGATCATGATGGTCGAGGCCGAGGCCACCCCGAACGCCGTCGCCCTGATCTCGGCCGGTGCCACCGCCCCGACCGAGGAGATCGTCGCCAGCGGCCTGGAGGCCGCCAAGCCGGCGATCCGTGAGCTGTGCCGCGCGCAGAGCGAGCTGGCCGAGGTCGCCGCCAAGCCGGTCACCGAGTTCCCGGTCTTCCTGGACTACCAGGACGACGTGTACGACGCCGTCTCCGAGCTGGCCCGCGGTGACGTGGCCGAGGCGATCACCATCGCCGGCAAGGCCGACCGCGAGGAGGCCCTGGACCGGGTCAAGGCCCGGGTCGCCGAGGAGCTGGGTGCTCGGTTCGAGGGTCGGGAGAAGGAGCTCAGCGCCGCCTTCCGGTCGCTGACCAAGTCCGAGGTGCGCAACCGGGTCCTGCGCGAGCAGGTCCGGATGGACGGGCGTGGCCCGCGTGACATCCGGCCGCTGACCGCCGAGGTCGGCGTGCTGCCGCGGGTGCACGGTTCGGCGCTGTTCGAGCGGGGCGAGACCCAGATCCTGGGCGTCACCACGCTGAACATGCTCCGCATGGAGCAGATGGTGGACACGCTGTCCCCCGAGAACCGCAAGCGCTACATGCACAACTACAACTTCCCGCCGTACTCGACCGGTGAGACCGGCCGGGTCGGCTCGCCGAAGCGGCGCGAGATCGGCCACGGCGCTCTCGCCGAGCGTGCGCTGATCCCGGTGCTGCCGTCGCGCGAGGAGTTCCCGTACGCCATCCGGCAGGTCTCCGAGGCGCTCGGCTCCAACGGCTCCACCTCTATGGGTTCGGTCTGCGCCTCGACGCTGGGCCTGCTCTCCGCGGGTGTCCCGCTGAAGGCGCCGGTCGCCGGCATCGCGATGGGGCTCATCTCCGACGAGGTGGACGGCAAGACCGAGTACGTGACGCTGACCGACATCCTCGGCGCCGAGGACGCGTTCGGTGACATGGACTTCAAGGTCGCCGGCACGCCGGAGTTCGTCACCGCGCTCCAGCTCGACACCAAGCTCAACGGCATTCCGTCGGACGTGCTGGCCGCCGCGTTGCAGCAGGCGAACGAGGCCCGGCAGGTCATCCTCGGCGTCATGAAGGCCGCGATCGAGGCTCCGGCCGAGATGTCGGACTACGCGCCGCGGGTCACCACCGTCAAGATCCCGGTGGACAAGATCGGCATGGTGATCGGCCCGAAGGGTCAGACCATCAACGCGATCCAGGACGAGACCGGCGCCGAGATCTCCATCGAGGACGACGGCACGATCTACGTCGGCGCCACCAACGGCCCGTCGGCCCAGGCGGCCGTCGACCGGATCAACGGGATCGCCAACCCGACGCTGCCGAAGCAGGGCGAGCGGTTCCTCGGCACGGTGGTCAAGACCGCCGCGTTCGGCGCGTTCATCTCGCTCCTGCCGGGCCGTGACGGCCTGCTGCACATCTCCAAGGTGGGCGACGGCAAGCGGGTCGAGCGGGTTGAGGACTTCCTCAACGTCGGTGACCGGGTCGAGGTTGAGATCGCGGACATCGACGCCCGCGGCAAGATCTACCTCGACAAGGTCCGCCCGGAGGGCACCGAGGCTCCGGCCGCCGGTGAGGCCGCCGCTGGTGACCGCCCGGCTGGGCGGGACCGGGGCGACCGGGCTCCGCGTGACCGCGGCGACCGTGAGCGCGGCGGCGACCGTGGCGGGCGTGGCCCGGAGCGCGGCGGCGAGGGTGGCGGCGGAGAGGGTGGCGAGGGCGGCGAGCGTCCCCGTCGCCGGACCCGGCACAGCTGA
- a CDS encoding DUF6186 family protein — MRALAIGGFLTALVLFAVVEWVARREGSRIPTLGEVCAYVMRYEVGSVPVGRIGLFGFWWWLGWHFLAR, encoded by the coding sequence ATGCGCGCGCTGGCGATCGGTGGGTTCCTCACCGCGTTGGTTCTCTTCGCGGTGGTCGAGTGGGTGGCCCGGCGGGAGGGTTCCCGGATCCCGACGCTGGGCGAGGTCTGCGCCTACGTGATGCGCTACGAGGTCGGTTCGGTGCCGGTGGGCCGGATCGGTCTGTTCGGCTTCTGGTGGTGGCTGGGCTGGCACTTTCTGGCCCGCTGA
- a CDS encoding M16 family metallopeptidase — protein sequence MSRAFSAPFPPDRRGVASTGWQASESSRVRDTGAGRSGGTARAVTRTISDDPLGGTVRRTVLPSGLRVLTEAIPAMRSVSFGIWVAVGSRDETGPQAGAAHFLEHLLFKGTHKRTALEISSQIEAVGGETNAFTTKEYTCYYARVLDEDLPLAIDVMCDLVADSLLEPADVETERGVILEEIAMHDDEPGDEVHDLFVQAIYGDHPLGRLISGTAETVTPMTRRQIQNFYRGRYTAPQIVIAAAGNLDHAAVVKLVRQAVRGTPLDSDPASPAPYRAATPAVRTKPATTLVEPKETEQAHVILGCPGIDRLDDRRFALGVLNNVLGGGMSSRLFQEIREQRGLAYSVYSYASQYADSGLFAVYAGCAPGKVDEVLALTRAELARVAAEGLTEAEVARGKGMSKGSFVLGLEDTGSRMSRLAKGELLYGDLMPVDELLRRVDEVTVEDVNVLAAELLTRPMSLAVVGPFGANDFAV from the coding sequence GTGAGTCGGGCCTTCAGCGCGCCGTTTCCACCGGATCGACGGGGGGTGGCCTCGACTGGCTGGCAAGCCAGTGAGTCGAGTCGAGTTCGGGACACCGGGGCGGGCCGCTCCGGCGGCACCGCCCGCGCGGTGACCCGGACAATCAGCGACGACCCGCTGGGCGGCACGGTACGACGTACCGTGCTCCCCAGCGGCCTGCGTGTCCTCACCGAGGCGATTCCGGCGATGCGGAGCGTCTCGTTCGGCATCTGGGTGGCGGTCGGCTCGCGCGACGAGACCGGTCCGCAGGCCGGTGCCGCGCACTTCCTCGAACACCTGCTCTTCAAGGGCACCCACAAGCGCACCGCGCTGGAGATCTCCTCGCAGATCGAGGCGGTGGGCGGTGAGACCAACGCCTTCACCACGAAGGAATACACCTGCTACTACGCCCGCGTGCTGGACGAGGACCTGCCGCTGGCGATCGACGTGATGTGCGACCTGGTCGCCGACTCGCTCCTGGAGCCGGCCGACGTCGAGACCGAACGTGGCGTGATCCTGGAAGAGATCGCCATGCACGACGACGAGCCGGGTGACGAGGTGCACGACCTCTTCGTCCAGGCCATCTACGGCGACCACCCGCTGGGTCGGCTGATCTCCGGCACCGCGGAGACCGTCACCCCGATGACCCGCCGGCAGATCCAGAACTTCTACCGGGGTCGCTACACCGCGCCGCAGATCGTCATCGCCGCCGCCGGCAACCTCGACCACGCCGCGGTGGTGAAGCTGGTCCGCCAGGCCGTGCGTGGCACCCCACTGGACAGCGACCCGGCCAGCCCGGCGCCGTACCGCGCGGCGACCCCGGCGGTACGCACCAAGCCGGCGACCACCCTGGTGGAGCCGAAGGAGACCGAGCAGGCGCACGTCATCCTCGGCTGCCCCGGCATCGACCGGCTCGACGATCGACGGTTCGCCCTCGGCGTCCTCAACAACGTGCTCGGCGGCGGCATGTCCAGCCGCTTGTTCCAGGAGATCCGCGAGCAGCGCGGTCTCGCGTACTCGGTCTACTCCTACGCCAGCCAGTACGCCGACAGCGGCCTGTTCGCCGTCTACGCCGGCTGCGCGCCGGGCAAGGTGGACGAGGTGCTGGCCCTGACCCGCGCCGAGCTGGCCCGGGTGGCCGCCGAGGGGCTGACCGAGGCCGAGGTGGCCCGGGGCAAGGGGATGAGCAAGGGCTCCTTCGTGCTCGGCCTGGAGGACACCGGTTCCCGGATGAGCCGGCTGGCCAAGGGTGAGCTGCTCTACGGCGACCTGATGCCGGTCGACGAGCTGCTCCGCCGGGTCGACGAGGTCACCGTGGAGGACGTGAACGTCCTCGCCGCGGAGCTGCTCACCCGCCCGATGTCGCTGGCCGTGGTGGGTCCGTTCGGCGCTAACGACTTCGCGGTCTGA